Proteins found in one Zea mays cultivar B73 chromosome 1, Zm-B73-REFERENCE-NAM-5.0, whole genome shotgun sequence genomic segment:
- the LOC103634474 gene encoding photosynthetic NDH subunit of lumenal location 1, chloroplastic isoform X1, producing the protein MASLQNLVCSVSKQLEPVACFQLAVPNCAATTKLNRAPPSAVAASSIQGSLDDTKVTKRRLALLGAGALATGLLRTSSAAFAEEVPKNYKSYVDAKDGYSYLYPAEWRDFDFLGHDSAFKDRNLALQCVRVGFIPTEKTDIRDLGPMDEAIFNLVNNVYAAPNQIPSIYDMQERTVDGKNYWTFEYDLEAPGYGVSAFATVAIGNGRYYTLIVTANERRWSRLRNRLKVVADSFKISDLTA; encoded by the exons ATGGCGAGCCTGCAGAACCTGGTCTGCTCCGTATCCAAACAA CTTGAACCCGTTGCTTGTTTCCAGCTGGCTGTGCCAAATTGCGCGGCGACTACCAAACTGAACAGGGCTCCTCCCTCAGCTGTGGCGGCGAGCTCGATCCAAGGATCTTTGGACGACACCA AGGTCACGAAGAGACGGCTAGCTTTGCTTGGTGCTGGAGCGTTAGCCACTGGCCTACTGAGGACAAGCTCTGCTGCGTTCGCTGAAG AGGTGCCGAAGAATTACAAGTCGTACGTGGACGCGAAAGACGGGTACTCGTACCTTTATCCAGCTGAATGGAGG GATTTCGACTTCTTGGGTCATGATTCTGCGTTCAAAGACCGCAACCTGGCCCTTCAGTGTGTTCGTGTGGGGTTCATTCCTACCGAGAAAACAGACATCCGCGACCTAGGACCGATGGATGAG GCCATCTTCAACCTGGTAAACAACGTCTACGCTGCCCCGAACCAAATACCGTCGATCTACGACATGCAAGAG CGCACCGTGGACGGCAAGAACTACTGGACGTTTGAGTACGATCTGGAGGCTCCGGGCTACGGCGTTTCTGCGTTTGCGACGGTCGCCATTGGAAACG GTCGGTACTACACGCTGATCGTGACCGCGAACGAGCGCCGGTGGAGCAGGCTGCGGAACAGGCTCAAAGTCGTCGCGGACTCCTTCAAGATCTCGGACCTGACGGCGTGA
- the LOC103634474 gene encoding photosynthetic NDH subunit of lumenal location 1, chloroplastic isoform X2 — MASLQNLVCSVSKQLAVPNCAATTKLNRAPPSAVAASSIQGSLDDTKVTKRRLALLGAGALATGLLRTSSAAFAEEVPKNYKSYVDAKDGYSYLYPAEWRDFDFLGHDSAFKDRNLALQCVRVGFIPTEKTDIRDLGPMDEAIFNLVNNVYAAPNQIPSIYDMQERTVDGKNYWTFEYDLEAPGYGVSAFATVAIGNGRYYTLIVTANERRWSRLRNRLKVVADSFKISDLTA; from the exons ATGGCGAGCCTGCAGAACCTGGTCTGCTCCGTATCCAAACAA CTGGCTGTGCCAAATTGCGCGGCGACTACCAAACTGAACAGGGCTCCTCCCTCAGCTGTGGCGGCGAGCTCGATCCAAGGATCTTTGGACGACACCA AGGTCACGAAGAGACGGCTAGCTTTGCTTGGTGCTGGAGCGTTAGCCACTGGCCTACTGAGGACAAGCTCTGCTGCGTTCGCTGAAG AGGTGCCGAAGAATTACAAGTCGTACGTGGACGCGAAAGACGGGTACTCGTACCTTTATCCAGCTGAATGGAGG GATTTCGACTTCTTGGGTCATGATTCTGCGTTCAAAGACCGCAACCTGGCCCTTCAGTGTGTTCGTGTGGGGTTCATTCCTACCGAGAAAACAGACATCCGCGACCTAGGACCGATGGATGAG GCCATCTTCAACCTGGTAAACAACGTCTACGCTGCCCCGAACCAAATACCGTCGATCTACGACATGCAAGAG CGCACCGTGGACGGCAAGAACTACTGGACGTTTGAGTACGATCTGGAGGCTCCGGGCTACGGCGTTTCTGCGTTTGCGACGGTCGCCATTGGAAACG GTCGGTACTACACGCTGATCGTGACCGCGAACGAGCGCCGGTGGAGCAGGCTGCGGAACAGGCTCAAAGTCGTCGCGGACTCCTTCAAGATCTCGGACCTGACGGCGTGA